From Thalassococcus sp. S3, one genomic window encodes:
- a CDS encoding (2Fe-2S)-binding protein: MSTSLTINGTAHQVDLPEDVPLLWVLRDEIGLTGTKFGCGVAACGACTVHIGGEAVRSCQVALGDVWDEVTTIEGVGTPDAMAAVQRAWVQEQVAQCGYCQSGQIMQATALLTENPDPTDEDINDAMQGNLCRCGTYPRIRAAIKSASAMMKEA, translated from the coding sequence ATGTCGACATCTCTCACCATCAACGGAACGGCCCATCAGGTCGATTTGCCGGAGGATGTTCCCCTCCTCTGGGTCCTGCGGGACGAGATCGGGCTGACCGGCACGAAATTCGGCTGCGGCGTGGCCGCTTGCGGCGCCTGCACGGTGCATATCGGTGGCGAGGCAGTGCGCAGCTGCCAGGTGGCCCTGGGCGATGTCTGGGACGAGGTGACCACGATCGAGGGAGTGGGCACGCCGGACGCGATGGCCGCTGTCCAACGCGCCTGGGTGCAGGAGCAGGTGGCACAATGCGGGTACTGCCAGTCGGGGCAGATCATGCAGGCAACCGCGCTTCTGACGGAAAACCCGGATCCCACGGACGAAGACATCAACGATGCGATGCAGGGCAATCTTTGCCGCTGCGGGACCTATCCGCGCATCCGGGCCGCGATCAAGTCGGCCTCGGCGATGATGAAGGAGGCGTAA
- a CDS encoding TetR/AcrR family transcriptional regulator, which translates to MKDGAVDPKQKAILKAAWNAFAAYGFRKTSMDDIARGASMSRPALYLHYRNKEDIFRSLAQFYYDDAVEEVRQALSRDAPVAEILADAFVKQGGSIKEAMLTSPHGLELIDTGNVIAADIAEDGEARLTEIYADWLQREAKVGRVTLTAPAQDMAAMFTTALKGFKQVGEYEAFRSHVDHFAALSAAGLTARSAC; encoded by the coding sequence ATGAAGGATGGAGCGGTTGACCCAAAACAGAAGGCCATTCTGAAAGCGGCCTGGAACGCGTTTGCGGCCTATGGGTTTCGCAAGACTTCGATGGATGACATCGCGCGCGGCGCCAGCATGTCCAGGCCCGCCCTCTACCTGCATTACCGCAACAAGGAAGACATCTTTCGCAGTCTGGCGCAGTTCTACTACGATGATGCGGTCGAGGAGGTGCGGCAGGCCTTGTCACGGGACGCGCCGGTAGCAGAGATCCTGGCCGATGCCTTCGTCAAACAGGGTGGGTCGATCAAAGAGGCGATGCTCACCTCACCCCATGGTCTGGAGTTGATCGATACCGGCAACGTGATCGCGGCCGACATTGCCGAGGATGGCGAGGCGCGGCTGACGGAGATCTACGCGGACTGGCTGCAACGAGAGGCCAAGGTGGGTCGTGTGACCCTGACCGCGCCCGCTCAGGACATGGCGGCAATGTTCACGACGGCTTTGAAGGGGTTCAAGCAGGTCGGCGAATATGAGGCCTTTCGCAGTCATGTCGATCACTTTGCCGCGCTGTCGGCTGCGGGATTGACTGCGCGATCGGCGTGTTGA